In one Rutidosis leptorrhynchoides isolate AG116_Rl617_1_P2 chromosome 8, CSIRO_AGI_Rlap_v1, whole genome shotgun sequence genomic region, the following are encoded:
- the LOC139864456 gene encoding protein FAR1-RELATED SEQUENCE 4-like, with protein MVFDKVEELASFYANYGKKTGFGVSKRSSRKSLEDEEKRYATISCHRAGKSQSKTKNSLNPRPITKIECGARVNAKRGSDNKWYVSKVQLKHNHPFSPSKGRFYRFNRVINARVRRQLEIFQRAGVRMNKGFNTLVVENKGYENIPFTEKDCRNYIDKVKRLKFGEGDAEAIQSYFMKVQSTFPNFFYAWELNDENHMTYYTILKIYQPHLTRFCVPLKLI; from the coding sequence ATGGTATTTGACAAAGTTGAGGAATTAGCCAGCTTTTATGCAAATTATGGTAAGAAAACAGGATTTGGAGTTTCTAAAAGGTCTTCCCGAAAGTCTCTTGAGGATGAGGAGAAAAGGTATGCTACAATTTCGTGTCATCGAGCTGGAAAGTCACAATCAAAAACAAAAAATAGTTTAAATCCACGTCCTATTACGAAAATAGAATGTGGAGCGAGAGTTAATGCAAAACGTGGAAGTGATAATAAGTGGTATGTTTCAAAAGTTCAACTCAAGCATAATCACCCCTTTAGCCCGAGCAAAGGACGATTTTATCGATTTAATCGGGTCATAAATGCTCGTGTGCGAAGGCAACTTGAAATCTTTCAAAGAGCAGGAGTAAGAATGAATAAGGGTTTCAATACATTGGTAGTGGAGAATAAAGGATATGAAAATATACCATTTACCGAAAAAGATTGTCGCAATTACATTGATAAAGTAAAACGGTTAAAGTTTGGGGAAGGGGATGCCGAAGCAATTCAAAGTTATTTTATGAAAGTTCAATCTACATTCCCTAACTTTTTTTATGCATGGGAATTGAATGATGAAAATCACATGACTTACTATACCATTTTGAAAATTTATCAGCCACATCTCACCAGATTTTGTGTCCCACTCAAACTTATTTAG